The following are encoded together in the Parabacteroides chongii genome:
- a CDS encoding FecR domain-containing protein, which yields MNHNNDINEIDLLQYVKNELTEERRLEVEEWMNSSEENKKMAEDFYYLSFAITSFESIKRSAPQKALEKVNKRIDRKTNRHNLLIRLQKVAAILTLPLLILSSYLLFEQKEKQDLFYLEARMTPGMVGSTVLPDGTKVWLNSSSYLRYPSVFTENSRDVELDGEAYFKVTKDKNKPFIVHTQNSSVKVLGTEFNIDAYSYNDFVATTLVEGSVEFSYNNKFEQAQTMLLKPNEQALYDKKTYQAAKKETYVPKDIAWRNGQIVLKETPLSDILWTLSKRFNVEFVIKDPALYKQSYTGIFTNQQLERVLEHFKRASGIRYKIDHQLDKDGEIIKSRVELF from the coding sequence ATGAACCATAATAACGATATAAACGAAATTGACCTGCTTCAATACGTAAAAAACGAATTGACGGAAGAAAGACGCCTTGAAGTGGAAGAATGGATGAACAGTTCGGAAGAGAACAAAAAAATGGCCGAAGACTTTTACTACCTGTCTTTTGCAATCACCTCCTTTGAATCCATAAAACGCTCCGCTCCGCAAAAAGCACTCGAAAAAGTGAATAAGCGGATAGACCGGAAAACAAACCGGCACAACCTGCTTATCCGCCTTCAGAAGGTGGCAGCTATTTTAACATTGCCTTTACTGATCCTTTCCAGTTACCTGTTGTTTGAACAGAAAGAAAAACAGGATCTGTTTTACCTGGAAGCACGGATGACACCCGGTATGGTAGGTTCTACCGTGTTGCCGGACGGCACTAAAGTCTGGCTTAACTCTTCCTCCTATCTGAGATATCCGAGTGTTTTCACAGAAAACTCCCGTGATGTCGAACTGGACGGCGAAGCCTATTTCAAAGTTACGAAAGATAAAAACAAGCCTTTTATCGTACATACCCAAAATTCATCAGTGAAGGTCCTGGGTACGGAATTCAATATAGATGCATACAGCTATAACGATTTCGTAGCCACTACACTTGTCGAAGGTTCTGTCGAATTCAGCTACAACAACAAATTCGAACAGGCCCAGACGATGCTCCTGAAGCCGAATGAACAAGCATTGTATGATAAAAAGACGTATCAGGCAGCTAAAAAAGAAACGTATGTTCCCAAGGATATCGCCTGGAGAAACGGACAGATCGTTTTAAAGGAAACTCCGTTGTCCGATATTTTATGGACATTGAGCAAACGCTTCAATGTCGAATTCGTGATAAAAGATCCGGCACTCTACAAACAATCTTACACCGGTATCTTCACCAATCAGCAGCTCGAACGTGTACTGGAACATTTTAAACGGGCATCCGGCATCCGATACAAGATCGATCATCAACTTGATAAAGACGGAGAAATCATAAAAAGCCGTGTTGAACTATTCTAA
- a CDS encoding SusC/RagA family TonB-linked outer membrane protein, with translation MKITALLLIASFTIVSASNTYSQTTALSIEARSQTMQTVLEQIESQSEFQFFYNTKQINTKKLVSIKAAGKNVFSVLDELFKDTNIKYEVLDKNIILTTRKGEVASASNVANAAQQSGKNITGVVLDQNGDPIIGANVIEKGTTNGVVTSIDGDFTLNVPNNNAVIQVSFIGYDTQELQVGNTTNFTIRLKESSEMISEVVVTALGIKRSEKALGYSVQKVGGDEFTTVKGANIATSLSGKIAGVSVINTNAFNEDPTILLRGEKPLIVIDGVPFENTALGDVAADDIESMSVLKGATASALYGEKGASGAIMITTKRGTKEGLAVSVNSNTMFNAGYLVLPEVQSSYSSGSGGKYLQELSEYVWGDKLDIGRTSVQYDPNTYEWREMPLVSKGKNNFNNLLETSFVTNNNVNVTYKGKNGSFRTSLTHVYNKGQFPGNKLNNFTYTVAGDMKFGKFSLDASITYNGSYSPQFRGEGYAWDGYLYNMIVWTGTEFDIREFKNYWKEGKEDIEQNWLYKYDYNNPYFLANEATKSKLQNRANAQVTLNYEITDWLKATARVGSDTYSKKYEYKIPLSARNSQTGKFEKYERRGYGIIGDVLLIADKKLGDFNVGGMLGMGLNYFQKDEFDANTNGGLTVPGFYSLKASKDLPSVSTTVKTKQTNSVYGKVDLSWKNAIFIEATGRNDWVSTLAKSEQSYFYPSVSGSVILSELIDMSDYLSFLKLRSSWTVTKTAADIYDINKVYTIKQNVWDSKSTAAYPTMIRDATLVPQKASSFEVGAAVHFLNNRLRFDVAYYTKLMTDIQHESPLSYTSGFEKTLNNYDEERMKKGWEITISGDVLKTKDWSWTSSFNWGRDRYYYHKIDETYSTDRPWVKPGERWDWFEVYDWERDPNGNIVHSGGLPVLSDYPTKAGFERPNWVWGFNNHLSYKNFTLDVSFDGRVGGKAYNRLEQAMWNSGTHIDSDNKWRYDEVVNGLTNYVGQGVKVVSGSVKYDSYGNILEDTRVFAPNDVAVSYEAYTKNYQPWNGSKRSQNIHDLTFLKLRELSIGYKLPMEAAQKIGFDNIHVSLVGQNLFIWSKDFKYSDPDAITEDHAELLNAPSMRYVGLNLKLDF, from the coding sequence ATGAAAATAACTGCATTATTGCTAATAGCCTCTTTTACAATAGTAAGTGCGAGCAATACGTATAGTCAGACAACGGCTCTTTCCATAGAAGCAAGGAGCCAGACCATGCAAACGGTACTTGAGCAGATAGAGTCTCAGTCGGAGTTTCAATTCTTCTATAACACGAAGCAGATCAATACAAAGAAGCTGGTATCTATCAAGGCTGCCGGTAAAAATGTTTTCTCTGTGCTGGATGAATTATTCAAAGATACGAATATCAAATATGAAGTACTGGACAAGAATATCATCCTGACTACCCGTAAAGGTGAAGTAGCTTCAGCTAGTAACGTTGCCAACGCGGCACAACAGTCCGGAAAGAATATTACCGGAGTGGTACTAGATCAGAACGGAGATCCGATCATCGGTGCCAACGTGATTGAAAAAGGTACGACAAACGGTGTGGTGACCAGTATCGATGGAGATTTCACATTGAATGTACCTAATAACAACGCAGTCATCCAGGTTTCCTTTATCGGATATGACACACAGGAACTGCAGGTCGGCAACACGACTAATTTCACCATCCGACTGAAAGAATCTTCCGAAATGATCTCTGAAGTCGTTGTTACCGCATTGGGTATCAAACGTTCGGAAAAAGCATTGGGTTATTCGGTCCAGAAAGTCGGAGGCGATGAATTTACGACTGTAAAAGGAGCCAATATTGCCACTTCCCTTTCCGGTAAGATCGCCGGTGTATCCGTGATCAACACGAATGCGTTTAATGAAGACCCGACAATCCTTTTACGTGGTGAAAAACCGCTTATCGTTATCGACGGTGTCCCGTTTGAGAACACGGCTTTAGGTGATGTAGCTGCAGATGATATCGAATCGATGAGTGTACTGAAAGGTGCTACCGCGTCCGCACTGTACGGAGAAAAAGGTGCATCGGGTGCCATCATGATCACAACCAAGCGCGGAACCAAAGAAGGATTGGCTGTCAGTGTGAACAGCAACACAATGTTCAACGCCGGTTATCTGGTATTGCCGGAGGTTCAATCCTCTTACAGTAGCGGTTCAGGGGGTAAATACCTGCAGGAACTGAGCGAATATGTCTGGGGTGACAAACTGGATATCGGAAGAACTTCCGTACAATATGATCCCAATACATATGAATGGAGAGAAATGCCTTTGGTATCAAAAGGGAAAAACAACTTCAATAACTTGCTGGAAACGTCTTTCGTTACCAACAACAACGTGAACGTAACCTATAAAGGTAAGAACGGCAGCTTCAGAACTTCATTGACACATGTCTACAATAAAGGACAGTTCCCCGGAAACAAGCTGAACAACTTTACCTACACCGTTGCCGGTGACATGAAGTTCGGCAAATTTTCACTGGATGCATCCATCACCTATAACGGCAGCTACAGCCCGCAGTTCAGAGGTGAAGGGTATGCCTGGGACGGATACCTTTATAATATGATCGTATGGACCGGTACGGAATTTGACATTCGCGAATTCAAGAATTACTGGAAAGAAGGAAAAGAAGATATCGAACAGAACTGGTTGTATAAATATGACTATAACAACCCTTACTTCCTGGCTAACGAAGCGACGAAATCAAAATTGCAGAACCGCGCAAATGCACAGGTTACTCTCAACTACGAAATTACAGACTGGTTGAAAGCAACCGCACGTGTCGGCTCGGATACTTACTCGAAGAAATATGAATACAAAATACCTCTCAGCGCCCGTAACAGCCAGACTGGTAAGTTTGAAAAATACGAACGCAGAGGATACGGTATCATCGGCGATGTATTGTTGATTGCAGACAAGAAACTGGGCGACTTCAATGTCGGCGGTATGTTGGGTATGGGGTTGAACTATTTCCAAAAGGATGAGTTCGATGCAAATACGAACGGCGGACTGACAGTTCCCGGCTTCTATTCACTAAAGGCTTCGAAAGACCTACCTTCCGTGTCTACTACAGTAAAAACCAAACAGACCAACAGTGTCTATGGTAAAGTAGACCTTTCCTGGAAAAATGCGATCTTCATTGAAGCCACAGGCCGTAACGACTGGGTTTCCACACTGGCAAAATCCGAACAATCTTATTTCTACCCATCTGTATCCGGTAGTGTGATCCTGTCGGAACTGATCGATATGTCCGACTATCTGAGCTTCCTGAAATTAAGAAGTTCATGGACAGTAACTAAAACAGCCGCCGATATATATGACATCAACAAGGTGTACACAATCAAACAGAATGTATGGGACAGTAAATCCACTGCAGCCTATCCGACAATGATCCGCGATGCTACGTTAGTTCCTCAAAAGGCCAGCTCTTTTGAAGTAGGCGCTGCCGTTCATTTCCTGAATAACCGCCTGCGTTTTGACGTGGCTTACTATACGAAGCTGATGACAGATATCCAGCATGAATCTCCGTTAAGTTATACGTCCGGTTTCGAAAAGACGTTGAACAACTATGACGAAGAACGTATGAAAAAAGGATGGGAAATTACTATCTCCGGTGATGTCCTCAAAACAAAAGACTGGAGCTGGACCTCTTCTTTCAACTGGGGACGCGACCGTTACTACTACCACAAGATCGACGAAACCTATTCAACAGACAGACCTTGGGTTAAACCGGGCGAACGTTGGGACTGGTTCGAAGTATATGATTGGGAAAGAGATCCGAACGGAAACATCGTACACAGCGGTGGTCTGCCGGTACTGAGCGATTATCCGACAAAAGCCGGATTCGAACGTCCTAACTGGGTATGGGGTTTCAACAACCATTTAAGCTATAAGAACTTTACGCTCGATGTTTCTTTCGACGGACGTGTCGGCGGTAAAGCATATAACCGTTTGGAACAAGCGATGTGGAACTCAGGAACACATATCGACAGCGACAATAAATGGCGTTACGACGAAGTGGTGAATGGTCTGACCAATTATGTCGGACAGGGTGTCAAAGTGGTTTCCGGTTCCGTGAAATACGATTCTTACGGAAATATCCTGGAAGATACACGTGTATTCGCACCGAACGACGTGGCGGTTTCTTACGAAGCATACACCAAAAACTATCAGCCGTGGAACGGTAGTAAAAGAAGCCAAAACATACATGACCTGACTTTCCTGAAGCTGCGTGAATTATCTATCGGATACAAACTGCCGATGGAGGCTGCACAAAAGATCGGATTTGACAATATCCATGTTTCCCTGGTCGGACAAAACCTGTTTATCTGGAGTAAGGACTTCAAATATTCCGACCCGGATGCCATCACAGAAGATCATGCCGAGTTACTGAATGCTCCTTCCATGCGTTATGTTGGTTTGAATCTTAAACTTGATTTCTAA
- a CDS encoding SusD/RagB family nutrient-binding outer membrane lipoprotein, with protein MKHINKFLLLFISLSIFTGCDNFEKLNTDPDTATTVPSSMLATKVIYEVVRKDRTVKEYVNDGVLAKQIVWNEGVSDLQYNNIGRGDFDGFLQVTNCSDMVAKSPGQKGYEGLALFSKAYLLYYITLNIGDIPYSNAGEGEDGNTRPPYEPQKDVMLNILSDLDKAYQAFSEADDVAFEGDIIFGGNKENWKKTVTAFQLKVLINLSKKESDSDMNIKSRFADIVQNGSLMTSNTDNFQLVYRDQQGMKYPFNDLTSNQTKYAMMSSVLVDQMKEYEDYRLFYYGEPSIAKTNEGKAESDFDAYVGVDPSLPYGEVSKAHGANLFCRPNLRYISEAHVEGEPLIRLGYSEQQFILAEACLRGWISGNAGDYYKKAIKAHMEFVRDCTPEEYAHGRVMTDEYINSYLANAKIQLTGSFEKDLKKLITQKYISYYLQHTYEAYYDYRRTGYPVLPINPESSKNVTAPDRIPVRYMYPEREYNYNRTNLEEALSRQFGGSDNINDVMWILK; from the coding sequence ATGAAACATATAAATAAATTTCTGTTACTATTCATTTCACTATCTATATTTACAGGTTGTGATAATTTTGAAAAGCTGAATACGGACCCGGATACGGCAACGACTGTCCCATCTTCGATGTTGGCTACCAAAGTGATCTATGAGGTAGTCCGGAAAGACCGTACCGTAAAAGAATATGTAAATGATGGCGTATTAGCCAAACAAATCGTATGGAACGAAGGCGTTTCAGACCTGCAGTATAATAATATCGGACGCGGCGATTTCGATGGTTTCCTACAGGTAACCAATTGCAGCGATATGGTAGCCAAGTCGCCCGGACAAAAGGGTTACGAAGGTCTGGCTCTTTTCTCCAAAGCGTACCTGCTCTATTATATCACCTTGAATATAGGAGATATACCTTATAGCAATGCCGGCGAGGGAGAAGATGGAAATACACGTCCTCCATACGAACCTCAGAAAGATGTAATGCTGAATATTCTCAGCGACCTGGACAAGGCTTACCAGGCATTCTCCGAAGCCGATGACGTAGCATTCGAAGGAGATATCATCTTCGGCGGAAATAAGGAGAACTGGAAGAAGACCGTTACAGCATTCCAGTTGAAAGTCCTGATCAATCTGTCTAAAAAAGAAAGTGATTCTGATATGAACATCAAATCACGTTTTGCCGATATCGTCCAGAACGGTTCTTTAATGACATCCAATACGGATAACTTCCAGCTGGTTTACAGAGATCAGCAAGGGATGAAATATCCTTTCAACGATTTGACATCAAACCAGACTAAATATGCAATGATGTCTTCCGTACTGGTCGACCAAATGAAAGAATATGAAGATTACCGTTTATTCTATTACGGTGAACCGTCTATCGCTAAAACAAACGAGGGCAAAGCGGAAAGTGATTTCGACGCTTATGTAGGAGTTGACCCGTCCCTTCCGTACGGAGAAGTATCGAAAGCGCATGGTGCCAATTTGTTCTGCCGTCCAAATCTCCGTTACATCTCTGAAGCTCATGTAGAAGGTGAACCGCTGATACGCCTGGGATACAGTGAACAGCAATTCATCCTGGCAGAAGCTTGCCTGCGCGGCTGGATCAGTGGAAATGCCGGTGATTACTATAAAAAAGCGATCAAGGCGCATATGGAATTTGTCAGAGACTGCACACCGGAAGAATATGCTCACGGACGTGTAATGACAGACGAGTATATCAATTCCTATCTGGCTAATGCTAAAATCCAGCTGACCGGCTCCTTTGAAAAAGATCTGAAAAAACTCATTACGCAGAAATATATTTCTTATTATCTGCAGCACACGTATGAGGCTTATTATGATTACAGAAGAACCGGCTACCCTGTATTGCCGATCAATCCGGAATCAAGTAAGAATGTAACTGCTCCGGACCGTATACCTGTTCGCTACATGTATCCGGAACGTGAATACAATTACAACCGCACGAATCTGGAAGAAGCGTTAAGCCGTCAGTTCGGTGGAAGCGACAACATCAATGATGTCATGTGGATATTGAAATAA
- a CDS encoding TlpA family protein disulfide reductase, which yields MVKALFAGISLILAVSAQAQNEFTIKGTVTGLKDSTVIMLYRSDGRVMSSIAQDTVFNESFCFKEKTAEDKPEALMIMARDKDFPSTWLDVWVAPNTVSTVRGNNKLLRTWDVSSTIKEQQILNRYRRATIDETNQDQELSIERMKKMPLLRSGNLSTEESEKLKREMTELEKKQDSVRHIISKKEIEIMQQTPVETIWMDKLRGLSMEMKYMKDFPYKKEVFALYEKLSDDEKQSAIGKEISVYLYPPVTVKEGDEMADADLYDLAGNIHHLADYKGKYLLIDFWSRGCGPCMMALPEMKEIFETQKDKVTVISLSTDTEKGWKEVSKTKDMPWVNLNDFGGMSGLAAKYNVRGIPHYVIISPEGIILHSWSGYGKGLLKRKLNKWINKANRVMTVKKEGNTTIVESPIEKSSNTETIEINRIELTDTETVFHMKAFNAPGYWVSISKDTYLKTEDGTHFPLKSADGITPEERFTMPESGEYSFKLHFPPLPADTKTVDFIESDCDSCFKVLGLPLTKE from the coding sequence ATGGTAAAAGCACTTTTTGCAGGCATATCGCTCATTCTGGCGGTATCTGCACAGGCACAAAACGAGTTTACAATAAAAGGAACAGTAACCGGATTAAAAGACAGTACCGTGATAATGCTCTACCGAAGTGACGGACGGGTCATGAGTTCGATCGCCCAGGATACAGTCTTTAATGAATCTTTCTGCTTTAAGGAGAAAACTGCGGAAGACAAGCCGGAAGCATTAATGATCATGGCGAGGGATAAAGATTTCCCCAGTACCTGGCTGGATGTATGGGTAGCTCCGAACACAGTCAGTACCGTCAGAGGCAATAATAAGTTGCTACGTACCTGGGATGTATCCAGTACTATCAAGGAACAGCAAATATTGAACCGATACAGGCGAGCTACAATCGACGAAACTAATCAGGATCAGGAATTATCCATCGAAAGGATGAAGAAAATGCCTCTTCTGCGATCCGGAAATCTTTCTACAGAGGAGAGTGAAAAGCTGAAAAGAGAAATGACCGAACTCGAAAAGAAACAAGATTCAGTAAGACACATCATCTCCAAAAAAGAGATTGAAATCATGCAGCAAACACCTGTAGAAACTATTTGGATGGACAAATTACGGGGATTAAGTATGGAGATGAAATACATGAAAGATTTTCCGTATAAAAAAGAAGTCTTTGCCCTGTATGAAAAACTATCGGATGACGAGAAACAATCAGCAATAGGTAAAGAAATTTCCGTCTATTTATATCCTCCCGTTACAGTCAAAGAAGGCGATGAAATGGCGGATGCCGACTTGTACGACCTGGCAGGGAACATTCATCATCTGGCTGATTACAAAGGGAAATATCTCCTGATTGATTTCTGGAGCCGTGGTTGTGGTCCTTGTATGATGGCTTTACCGGAAATGAAAGAGATATTCGAAACCCAAAAGGACAAAGTTACTGTTATCAGTCTGAGTACGGACACAGAAAAAGGCTGGAAAGAAGTCTCCAAGACAAAAGATATGCCGTGGGTAAACCTGAATGACTTTGGAGGAATGAGCGGACTGGCTGCAAAATATAACGTGAGAGGAATACCTCATTATGTCATTATCTCCCCCGAAGGAATCATCCTGCATTCCTGGAGCGGATACGGCAAAGGATTACTCAAACGCAAGCTCAACAAATGGATAAACAAGGCAAACCGTGTCATGACTGTAAAAAAGGAAGGGAACACGACGATCGTCGAGTCTCCGATAGAGAAATCCAGCAATACGGAAACGATAGAGATCAACCGAATAGAACTGACCGATACGGAAACAGTCTTTCACATGAAGGCATTCAATGCTCCGGGATATTGGGTAAGCATCAGCAAGGATACGTATCTGAAAACCGAAGACGGCACGCATTTTCCTTTGAAATCAGCAGACGGCATTACACCTGAAGAACGCTTCACCATGCCCGAATCGGGAGAATATTCTTTTAAACTGCATTTTCCTCCCCTGCCCGCTGACACAAAAACAGTCGATTTCATCGAAAGTGACTGCGATTCCTGCTTCAAAGTTTTAGGCTTGCCGCTGACGAAAGAATAG
- a CDS encoding RidA family protein, producing the protein MKKVIATTNAPAAIGPYSQAVQVGNMLFASGQLGIDPATGNIVEGAVKEQTAQAFKNVKAILTEAGYEISDVVKTTVFLADMGDFAAMNEVYASQFEGVFPARSAVAVKTLPKNGLVEIEVIAVKA; encoded by the coding sequence ATGAAAAAAGTTATTGCAACAACAAATGCGCCTGCCGCAATAGGTCCTTACAGCCAGGCTGTACAAGTCGGAAATATGCTGTTCGCTTCCGGACAACTTGGTATCGATCCCGCTACCGGTAATATCGTGGAAGGAGCGGTTAAGGAACAAACTGCTCAGGCTTTCAAGAATGTAAAAGCTATCCTGACGGAAGCCGGATACGAAATCAGCGATGTCGTAAAGACCACTGTATTTCTGGCTGATATGGGTGATTTCGCAGCGATGAATGAAGTATATGCTTCGCAATTCGAAGGCGTTTTCCCTGCCCGTTCCGCTGTCGCTGTAAAGACTTTACCGAAGAATGGTTTGGTAGAGATCGAAGTGATCGCTGTAAAGGCTTGA
- the rlmB gene encoding 23S rRNA (guanosine(2251)-2'-O)-methyltransferase RlmB has product MKENEMVFGIRAVIEAIQADKEIDKILIKRELQGELSRELFEVLKGREIPVQRVPAERLDRLTRKNHQGVIAFIPAVTYQRLEDIIPFVYEQGKSPFIVLLDGITDVRNFGAIARTCECAGVDAIVIPAKGSVTVNADAIKTSAGALHVLPVCKEKSIEESIRFLQASGVKVYAASEKAYENYTSIKYDGPVAIVMGAEDKGVSMDNLRICDSMVKIPQFGTIGSLNVSVASSILIYEVVRQRMNDEQNN; this is encoded by the coding sequence ATGAAAGAAAACGAAATGGTATTCGGCATACGTGCCGTGATCGAGGCTATTCAGGCCGATAAGGAAATAGATAAAATTCTTATAAAGCGCGAGTTGCAGGGAGAACTTTCCCGCGAACTGTTTGAAGTGCTGAAAGGGCGTGAGATTCCTGTACAGCGTGTACCGGCAGAACGTCTGGACCGCCTGACGCGAAAGAATCATCAAGGCGTGATCGCTTTTATTCCGGCTGTCACTTATCAGCGTCTGGAAGATATTATACCATTCGTTTACGAACAGGGCAAGAGTCCTTTTATCGTCTTGCTGGACGGTATCACGGATGTCCGTAACTTCGGCGCGATAGCCCGTACCTGCGAATGTGCCGGTGTGGATGCCATTGTCATTCCGGCAAAAGGAAGCGTTACGGTCAATGCGGATGCGATCAAAACTTCAGCCGGAGCGTTGCATGTGCTGCCCGTCTGCAAAGAGAAAAGCATTGAAGAATCCATCCGTTTCCTTCAGGCAAGCGGCGTGAAGGTCTATGCTGCCAGCGAGAAAGCATACGAAAACTATACATCTATTAAATATGACGGTCCGGTCGCTATCGTAATGGGAGCAGAGGACAAAGGCGTGTCGATGGATAACCTGCGTATCTGCGACAGTATGGTGAAAATACCGCAGTTCGGAACGATCGGTTCGCTGAACGTATCGGTAGCCAGCTCTATCCTGATCTATGAAGTAGTCCGCCAACGTATGAACGATGAACAAAACAACTAA
- a CDS encoding DUF1622 domain-containing protein: MFTHFLNILATAISVVSLLIVTYGALVAFITFLGNELKRFTGQYSTVNIRRLRAELGTYLLLGLELLIASDILKTVLEPSLDELAILGGIVVLRTILSVFLNKEIKELESEKNAS, from the coding sequence ATGTTCACACATTTTCTAAATATCCTGGCTACGGCTATCAGTGTGGTAAGTTTACTGATCGTTACTTACGGGGCGCTGGTTGCTTTTATCACTTTTCTCGGGAATGAGCTCAAACGATTCACCGGACAATATTCAACTGTCAATATCCGCCGTTTGCGGGCTGAGTTAGGTACTTATTTGTTATTGGGATTGGAGTTGCTGATCGCTTCCGATATTCTTAAAACCGTCCTGGAACCCAGTTTGGACGAACTGGCAATCCTTGGCGGTATTGTTGTTTTAAGGACTATCCTTTCTGTTTTCTTGAATAAGGAAATTAAGGAATTGGAAAGTGAAAAGAATGCTTCATAG
- the recN gene encoding DNA repair protein RecN: MLKSLFIQNFVLIDSLDIQFDNGFSVITGETGAGKSIILGALSLVLGQRADGKSIKNGSDKCVMEATFDVSKYQLEEFFHVNDLEYDPDICILRRELFASGKSRAFVNDSPVPLTVMKELGSRLIDIHSQHQNLLLGDNRFQLKVIDVMAENEILLILYRKEYRRYQSLKRELKELEEKAGQNRQEEDYIRFQLEQLAEARLVAGEQEELEQELETLSHAEDIKSSLYKITELLNGEEQGSVRLIKEALSTVDSLERYYPKAKEIAERLRSAYIDLNDLASETDVLKEDIEFNPERLEWVNERLNTLYTLEQKHRVATVEELIAIQDKYTEQLHDIDSFDEQIDALKGQLDISHQELLQQAAVLSEQRKIASNAIARQLVEMVLPLGMPNVRFAVDFVSRQEPESDGMDDIRFLFSANKSGELQPVAQTASGGEISRLMLCIKAMIAGFTALPAIIFDEVDTGVSGDIADKMGDIMQDLGSKMQVITITHLPQIAAKGKDHFFVYKEDTSERTITRIKKLNKEERIKEVARMLSGASLTGASIANAKELLKVKR, encoded by the coding sequence ATGCTGAAATCTTTATTTATACAGAATTTTGTCTTAATCGACAGCCTGGATATTCAGTTCGATAACGGCTTTTCGGTCATCACCGGTGAAACGGGAGCCGGGAAGTCTATTATTTTAGGGGCCCTCTCGTTGGTGCTCGGGCAACGGGCAGACGGGAAGAGCATTAAGAACGGCTCGGATAAATGCGTGATGGAAGCTACTTTCGATGTCTCCAAATATCAGCTGGAAGAGTTTTTCCATGTGAACGACCTGGAGTATGATCCGGATATTTGTATCCTTCGCCGGGAATTGTTCGCTTCCGGTAAGTCGCGTGCTTTTGTCAACGACTCACCGGTTCCTCTTACCGTAATGAAGGAGCTTGGAAGCCGTCTGATCGATATCCATTCGCAACATCAGAATCTGCTGCTGGGAGATAACCGTTTCCAGCTGAAAGTGATCGATGTAATGGCTGAAAACGAAATACTTCTGATCCTGTACCGCAAGGAATACCGGCGTTATCAATCCCTGAAGCGGGAGTTGAAAGAGCTGGAAGAAAAGGCTGGTCAGAACCGGCAGGAAGAGGATTATATCCGTTTCCAACTGGAGCAACTGGCAGAGGCCCGTTTGGTAGCAGGCGAGCAGGAAGAATTGGAGCAGGAGTTGGAAACCTTGTCCCATGCCGAAGATATCAAGAGTTCTTTATATAAAATCACTGAATTGCTGAATGGCGAAGAACAGGGGAGCGTCCGGCTTATCAAAGAAGCCCTTTCCACCGTCGATTCGTTGGAGCGGTATTATCCGAAAGCCAAAGAAATAGCCGAACGTCTGCGCTCTGCTTATATCGACCTGAACGACCTGGCTTCGGAGACGGATGTCCTGAAAGAAGACATTGAATTTAATCCGGAACGCCTGGAATGGGTGAACGAACGCCTGAACACGCTGTATACTTTGGAGCAGAAGCACCGGGTTGCCACCGTGGAGGAGCTGATAGCCATACAGGATAAGTATACCGAACAATTGCACGATATCGATTCATTCGACGAGCAGATCGATGCTCTGAAAGGGCAACTGGATATCTCTCATCAGGAACTGCTCCAGCAAGCAGCTGTTTTAAGCGAACAGCGTAAGATTGCATCCAATGCAATAGCCAGGCAGCTGGTGGAAATGGTTCTTCCGCTGGGAATGCCGAATGTCCGTTTTGCCGTGGATTTTGTTTCCCGGCAGGAACCGGAAAGCGATGGAATGGACGATATCCGATTTCTTTTCTCCGCCAATAAGAGCGGCGAACTGCAACCTGTCGCCCAGACAGCATCCGGTGGTGAAATCTCCCGCCTTATGTTATGTATAAAAGCAATGATTGCGGGATTCACGGCTCTTCCTGCTATTATTTTCGATGAAGTGGATACGGGTGTTTCCGGTGATATTGCCGATAAAATGGGGGATATTATGCAGGATCTGGGTTCAAAGATGCAGGTGATCACGATTACTCATTTACCCCAGATTGCAGCCAAAGGTAAAGATCATTTCTTTGTTTATAAAGAAGATACATCCGAACGTACGATAACCCGGATCAAGAAACTCAACAAAGAAGAACGGATCAAGGAAGTGGCGCGCATGTTGAGTGGCGCATCGTTGACGGGAGCATCTATAGCCAACGCAAAAGAGTTGTTGAAGGTCAAACGTTGA